CGCCGGAGCTTTCCTTCGCGCCGGTGCGACATTTATCGCCAGGGACGAGGAGGATGAGAAACGGATCGCCGGAGAAATCGGCAACCGTCTCAGCGGCAGTAAGTTCGTGTTCTGAGGTCTCCTTTTTTGCATGACCTTGCAAAACACGAATGACCATATCGGCAAAATCTCCAAATTCCAAGGAGGCAACATGTTTTCCGGCTCGATAGTCGCCTTGATCACGCCTTTTCGCGATGGAAAGATCGACGAGCAGGCGCTGGCCGGACTGGTGGATTTCCATGTCGAGAACGGGACCAGCGCGGTGCTCCCCTGCGGGACCACCGGCGAGTCCGCCACCATGAGTCACGAAGAGCACCTTCAGGTTATCAGGATCGTAATCGAGGCCGCCGCCGGGCGCATCCCGGTAATCGCCGGCACGGGCAGCAACAGCACAGCCGAGGCGACCCATCTGACCTCCGAGGCGGCCAGGCTGGGTGCCGACGGGGCTTTACTGGTATGCCCCTATTACAACAAGCCCACCCAGGAAGGCCTGTACCTGCACTATCGCAAGGTCGCCGAAGAGGTCGATATCCCGCAGATAGTGTACAACGTCCCCAGCCGCACCAGCCGGAATATCGAGCCGGAGACGATTGCCAGGCTGGCCGGGTTGAAAAATATCGTGGCGGTCAAGGAGGCCTCCGGCAGCCTGGACCAGGCCAGCCGGATCGCCTCGCTGTGCGATATAACGATCCTCTCGGGCGATGATTCCCTGACCCTGCCGCTGATGAGTGTCGGGGCCAGGGGCGTGATCAGCGTGGCCGCCAATGTGGCGCCCGCTCGCACCGCGGCGTTGTGCAGCGCCTGGCTCGACGGAGACTCCGAGGGCGCGCGCAGGATTCATTACGAGCTGATGCCGTTGTTCAAGGCCCTGTTCCTTGAAACCAACCCGATTCCGGTCAAGGCGGCTGTGGCGGCGATGGGCAAGGTGGCCGAGGAGTACCGTCTGCCGCTCTGCCCGCTTGCCGACTCCAACCGCTCCAGGCTGATGGCTGTGCTGAAAAAGCAGGGTTTGGTCTGAACCGGGCGCAACTGGAACGGGAAAGGATTTGTCCATGATTGAGATCTGTCTTGTCGGCGCCTGCGGCAGAATGGGCAAGCGGATTGCCGCGGCGATTGCCGGCAGCGATGATGCCAAACTCTCCGGCGCGGTCGAATCCGGAGCCCATCCGGAGCTTGGCCGGGATATCGGCGAAGCGGCCGGGTTGGCGCCGGCGGGAGTGGAAGTCACCGACAAGCTGGCCGAAGCTGTTGCCGGCTCATCGGTGGTTATCGATTTCTCCCTGCCCGGCTCGGTGGTCCGCACGGCCCAAACCTGCATCGATAAGCGAGTGCCGCTGGTTACGGGCGTGACAGGCCTGGACAGCGGCCAGGTGGAGGTATTGGAGAAAGCGGCTCAAGAGCTGGCGGTTGTGTGGGCGCCCAACATGAGTGTCGGGGTCAACCTGATGTTCAAGGTGGCCGGCGAGGTGGCCCGCGTGCTGGGCGACGATTACGACGTGGAGATATTCGAGACCCATCACCGGTTCAAGCGCGACGCCCCGTCCGGTACGGCCAAACGCCTGGCCGAGATAATCGCCGAGGCCCTCGGCCGTAACATGGACGAGGTGGGATGCTGGGGCCGCAAGGGGATCACCGGCGAGCGCGACCCCAGGGAAATCGCGGTCCATAGCCTTCGCACCGGAGATGTCGTCGGCGAGCACACGGCCGTGTTCGGCACCCTGGGAGAGCGGTTCGAGATCACTCACCGCGCCCACAGCCGCGACACCTTCGCCCGCGGTTCGGTGGTCGCGGCCCGGTTCGCCGTGTCAGCCAAACCGGGACTTTACGATATGCAGGACGTGCTGGGCTTGCGGTAGCGGTATGTCAACTTTTTGTTCTGCTTAACAACCAACTTCAGTGGCTGTGATTATTAAGGAGGATTAGATGTCCGTCTCACAGTGCGTTTCCCGGATTGAGCCATCGATTACCCTGGCGATAACCGCCAAGGCCAAGGCGATGAAGGCCGAGGGGATCGATGTTGTCGGCCTGAGTGCGGGCGAACCCGATTTCGACACTCCGGACAATATCAAACAGGCCGCGATCAAGGCGATCAACGACGGGTTCACCAAATACACGCCCGCGGTCGGCATACCTCCCCTGCGCCAGGCGATTGCCGAAAAGTTCAAGAAAGACAACGGACTCGATTACGCTCTCGAGCAGGTGATTGTCAATTGCGGCGCCAAGCACTCGGTGTTCCTGGCCGTTATGGCGCTGGTGGACCCGGGCGACGAGGTGATTATCCCGGCACCATACTGGGTCAGCTATCCCGAAATGACCAAGGCGGCGGGCGGAACGCCGGTGATTGTCGAAACCACCGCCGAGAGCGAGTACAAAATTACGGCGCAGCAGCTCAAGGACGCGACAACTCCCAAATCCAGGCTGCTGATCCTCAACTCGCCCTCGAACCCCAGCGGGATGGTGTACTCGCGCCAGGAGTTGACCGAACTGGCCGAGGTGCTCAGGGACAGCAGCGTTTACGTGATCAGCGACGAGATCTACGAGAAAATCCTCTACGACGGCGCGGAGCATGTCTCGATTGCGACCCTGGACGAGGAGGTTTTCTCCCGTACGATCGTGATCAACGGGGCCAGCAAGTGCTACTCGATGACCGGCTGGCGGATCGGCTACGCTGCCGGCCCGCTGGATGTGATCAAAGGGATGGGCAAGCTGCAGAGCCAGGAGACCTCGAACCCCACCAGCATCTCGCAGGTGGCTGCGTTAGAGGCCCTGCAGGGCCCGCAGGACAGTGTGGCGATGATGGTGCGGGCATTCGACGAGCGGCGCAAGTATCTGGTCGGCCGGTTGAACTCGATCGACGGCGTGAGCTGTATCATGCCCAGGGGCGCGTTCTATGCGTTTCCGGATTTCAGCGCCTACCACGGCCGCAGCGCCGATGGGAAAAAGATCGGGGGCAGTGTGGGCCTCAGCGATTACCTGCTGGAGAAAAGCCACGTGGCCGTGGTCCCCGGCGGCGGGTTCGGCTTGGATGCCAACCAGCGCCTGAGCTACGCCACCTCGATGGAGATGCTGGAGAAAGCTCTGGACCGGATCGAAGAGGGCCTGGCCGCGCTGAGCTGATCTGCCCTGCGGCAAGTCAGACAATAATGAGTCAATAGAAAAGCCCGGCGGATATCCGCCGGGCTTTCTGCATGCAACTCTGGTTTGCGAATCGCCGCTATTTGACGATAAAGAACTTGGACGTGCGGGTAATCTGATGCCCCGTGGCGACATCGATGACGACGATACTGAGGTTGTACTCGCCGGCCGGCGAATCGCTGATATCAATCGAGATGTATTCCTGCTGGACAATCCGCTCGGGATCGGCTTCCTTCTGGAACGTCATCGTAATCTTGCCCTTCTCCTCATCGCTCTTGAACAGATTGCCAAAGGGCGAGAATATCTTGGCGGCCAGGTTCCGGTCCAGGCTTTCGGCCTCGATAGTGAAATCGACGTGGTAGTCTTTCTTACCCTCATCGCTCTCGGTCAGGAAATAAATCTCGTAGTAAACGAACACGGCCTGTTCCCGCCTGAAGGTCCGCGAGGGCAGCGGCATAACATTGTACGCCCCGCGGGTGAACTTGCCGCGTTTCTCTCCATCGAACGGAGTAATGTTGCTGGCCAGCACGATCTGGCTGATGCTGAACTGGTCGGGCTGGTAGTGGGTGACGTCGATATCGCCCTTGTAAATACCCATGTTATCGTTACCCAGGTCCTTGACACTGACCGAGTAATGGTACTCTCCCGGAGGCAGGTTCAGCGTCTGCTTATCGACCAGCAGCAGCCCCTTGGTTTTCATATCCGGTTCCTGGCTCAGCTGATAGCTGCGGCGGTTGTACACGCGGTCCACCTCGTTCCAGTTCTGGTCGAAGACCGCGAAGGTGCTCTCGTAGTTCACGCGCACACCGATAATGTCGCGCTTGAATTCCAGACTCGACACGGGCAGGCCGTAAAAGATACTCACGTTGCTGTTGGCGTTCATGGCCATGAAATCAGCTGTGTAGTAATAGTAGTCCATCGGCTCGGAACCCATGTCGGGGATATAGGTCTCGCTCTCCATGCCCGTGGTCAGGGCGGCTTCCACCAGATCGGCCTCCATCATGCGCCAGGTGGTTGTCAGCTCCTGCCCGAGGTAACTGGGGTCGTCGAAATCAACTCGTTCGTTGTAGAGGCGAATGTAAAGCGGATCAATTTCTATCCTGCTCCAGAGCAGGTCTCGCAGGTTCTGGCTGAAATCGTCCGCTTGCAGGACCAGGGGGTCACCACCCGGGTTATCGGGATCGTCACGGGTGGTGAACGACGGGGTGAACCCGGAGCCGATCACTGCCTCGAGCAGGCTGTTGGCGAGTAAATAGGAGCTTGAGATCCTGACGAAATGGAAGACGAAGTTGTCGGGCCGGCGGTAATAAACCCAAGATTCGTTATCGCGGATACCGAAGTTGCCCACCAGGTCGGCGTACTCATCGGGCTTACCGTGCTTGATGTAGACGATACCCCGGTCGTCATAACCCTTGGTCTGCTTCATCGTGTAGTACTGCTTGGCGTAGTTCAGCCTGTGGTAGTGCTCCACCAGCCGCTCATTGTATTCGGTTGTGGGCGACGGGTCGTGGCTTTTCCAGAACTTGCGGAAGAACAGTTTTTTCTGGTCGATTGTCCTGGCCCGGCTCCACTCGTCCTTTTCCTTGGGCATCAGGATATCGAGGATATCGCGGTACATCTCGCGGGCGGCGATCTCATTGAGATCGTTAAGACACTGGAAGTAGTACACGCTGGCGATCCGGTTGTCTTCGATCACGAAGAAGGCGCGGGCCATCAGCAGCTTCATCAGGGCCGACATCTCTTCGGGACCCTGGCTGGAGAGGTCGGAGAGAATGGCCTGGGCGATATCCTTGTTATAGATATCGAAGAAGCTCAGGCCCATCGTATAGATCCCCTCGCTCTGGTCCGGGTTGCGTTCGAGCATGCGCTGGAACAGGTCCAGCGCCCCGCGGTTCTGCCCGGTTCTTACATACAGCTTGCCCAGGTGTTCGCTGGCGTTGTGCTGTTTGTGGTCCACGGCCACGATATTTTCCAGCAGATTGATCGCCACCTGGTAATTCTCGGGGTCTTCCTGGTCGATATAGTCGTCGGCGTGCTCCCAGTTGGCTTCAACGTAGTATTTGATATTTACCGGAAAGTTATCCCAGCCACCGAAAGGCAGATGGAAACCGTTGCGGGCCGATTCCAGGAACAGCTTGCTGACTTCCCGCTCCGCCTCTTTGAGGTTTTCCACCTGGCCGGTCGCCGCCAGAGCTTTGTAGAACAGCGCTTCACCCGCATTGGGATTCGAGGCGAGGTAATCGTCCATCAATGCAATCGCGGCACTGTAATTACTGCCCTTGATCATTTCCCGCGCCCGTTCCACTTTCTGCTGGAGATCGGAACCGGCGGGGGCAGTTTCCTGAGCGGTCAAGATTACCGGTGCGGCAGCTATTATGAAGGCAGTCAAGACCGAACAGATATTGCGACCCATCATTAGCGCACTCCTTTAACCTATAAAATGGGTTGAACTTTATTGTTCCGCCATTACAGAGGAAACAGATAATTCAATCAAAGCTTGCGGCCGGATTTCCCTGCCCGGCTTAGCGGCGGATTTGGGATTTAATACCACCGTTCCGGCCTGAAAGTTCAAAATAAGACACCTACCTTCCATTATCAACTGATTTAAACACTTTTCCGTTTCCAATGCAAGGAAATAGGGCCTATCGCCCCCGATCAACTATTAAACCTTGCCTTAGCCGGCCAGCTTAATACTTGAAAAGAAAACCGTTGATGCCTATATTAATTGTCTTTCACATAACCGTTTCAAGCCCACCCGGCTGGATTACCAGAACCGCTTGACGGGCTTTGTCTTTCAACAACTTATACACTCGATTGCAGGGCAATGTTCAAAGAATATTCAAAAGAATTCAAGCTGCCGGACCTGGAACAGGAAATCATCTCGTTCTGGGAAGACAACAATGTCTTTCAAGACAGTGTCGGCCGCAACGAGGGCCGTGAAAGATTCGTGTTTTACGAAGGCCCGCCCACCGCCAACGGCCGGCCGGGCATCCATCACGTGATCAGCCGTACGATCAAGGACCTGGTTTGCCGGTATTACACTATGCGCGGTTACCATGTACCCCGCAAAGCAGGCTGGGACACTCATGGCCTGCCGGTGGAAATCGAAGTCGAGAGGCAGCTCCAGATCAGCGGCAAGCAGCAGATTGAGGAATATGGCGTCGAGAAGTTCAACACACTCTGCCGGCAAAGCGTCTTCAAGTACCTGAAGGACTGGCAGGAACTGACCCGCCGGATGGGCTACTGGCTGGACTACGAAAACCAGTATAGCACTTTCGACCGGGACTATATCGAAACGGTCTGGTGGCTCCTCAAGCAGATGTGGGACAAGAAACTCCTGTACAAGGGCGCGAAAATCCTGCCCTACTGCCCCCGTTGCGGCACCGGGCTTTCGAGCCACGAAGTTGCGCTGGGATACAGGGAAGTGGAAGACCCCAGCGTGTTCGTGCGGATGAAGCTCGCCGAGGAGCCGGACACCAGCTTCCTCGTCTGGACCACCACTCCCTGGACATTGATCTCCAACGTGGCCCTCGCCGTGGGCGCCGACCACACGTATGCCAGGGTGAAACATGGCGATGAGACCTTGATCATGGCCGAAGCGCTCGTCTCGAAGGTGCTGGGCGAGGACGCCGAGGTGCTGGAAACGTTCCCCGGCCGCCAACTGGAACACAAGCGTTACCGGCGCCTGTTCGATTTCGTGCCCGCCCCCGAGGGCAAGGATGCGTTCTATGTCACCCTGGCCGACTTTGTCAGCCTCGAGGACGGTACCGGGATCGTGCATATCGCCCCGGCCTTCGGGGCCGACGATTACGAGCTGTCTCGCCGCTACGGCCTTCCGCTGCTGCAGCCGGTCGATGAAGCGGGCTGTTTCACCCCGGAAGTCAAGCCCTGGGCCGGCAAGTCCGTCAAGAGCGCGGATCCCGAAATAACGGAAAACCTCCATCAGCGCGGACTGCTGTTCCACAGGGAAAGCTACTTCCACAACTATCCGTTCTGCTGGCGCTGCAGCACGCCCCTGCTCTACTACGCGCGCGACAGCTGGTTTATCAGCACCAGCCGGTTCCGGGAACAACTGCTGAAAAACAACTCATCGGTTAACTGGTACCCCGCCGAGGTGGGCCAGGGACGGTTCGCCGAATGGCTGGAAAACAATGTCGACTGGGCGCTCAGCCGCGACCGCTACTGGGGAACACCCCTGCCTATCTGGATCTGCGATGACTGCGGCCATCAGCACGCGGTCGGCAGTGTGAGCGAACTGCTGGAGATGGGCCGCGGTGTGGCCGACGATATCGACCTGCACAAACCCTACGTGGACGAGATTGTCCTTGACTGCCCCAAATGCGATGGAGCCATGCACCGGGTGCCGCAGGTAATCGACTGCTGGTTCGACTCGGGATCGATGCCGTTCGCGCAGTTGCATTACCCGTTCGAAAACGAAAACGAGTTCGGCGACAACTTCCCCTGCCATTTCATTTGCGAAGGTCTGGACCAGACCCGCGGCTGGTTCTACAGCCTGCTGGCGATCAGCACCCTGATCACCGGCAAGGCCCCCTACCGCAACGTGCTGGTCAATGACCTGATTCTGGATAAAACCGGTCAGAAGATGAGCAAGTCGGCGGGCAACACTGTCGATCCGTGGGATGTGTTCAATACCCACGGCGCCGACCCGCTGCGCTGGTATCTGCTGACTGTCAGCCAGCCCTGGCTGCCCAAGCGTTTCGATACCGACGGCGTTGGCGAGGTGGTCCGCAAATTTTTCGACACCCTGCTGAACGTCTACTCCTTCTTCGCCATCTACGCCAATATCGACAAGTTCGCACCCGGAGATGAAGGTCTGGGCGAGGTTGAATTGACCGACGAACTGGACCTGTGGGTTATCAGCCGGCTCAACTCGACTGTCGACGCCGTGCGCAAAGCGATGGACGGCTACGACCTGACCCGCGCCGCCCGCACTGTCCAGCGGTTCTTAATCGATGATGTCAGCAACTGGTATGTCCGCCGCAACCGCCGGCGGTTCTGGCAGAGCGGAGATTCCAGCGATAAACGCGCCGCGTTTACCACGCTGTGGGAAGTACTGGTGAAGGTTAGCCAGCTGATGGCTCCGTTCGCGCCTTTCTTCAGCGAATCGCTCTACCGCAAACTCGTGGCCGACCAGTTTCCCGGCCGGCCTCAGAGCGTTCACCTCAGCGATTACCCCGAGGTCCAGCCAGGCAGGATCGACAGCGTTCTCGAAGCACGCATGGAGGCCGCCCAGCAACTGGTGATTCTGGGACGGGCGGCGCGCAACCGCAGCAAAATCAAGGTGCGCCAGCCGCTGGCCAGGATGCTTGTCCAGACACCCGGCAGTCTGTCGGACGCCGACCTGGAAAAGATCGGCCGGATTGTCCGTGAGGAAATCAATGTCAAGGCAATCGTGCCGGTGGAAAACGCCTACGACTACGTAACGCTCTCGGTAAAACCGAATTTCAAGGTGGCCGGCCCCAGGTTCGGCCCCCGGGTCAAGGACCTGGCCACGGCGCTGGACGCCCTCTCTCAGCAGCGGATCCGGAGCCTGCACAGCCAGGGCCGGATCGAGATCGAGATGGGTTCCGGCAAAGTTGAAATCGGCTCCGGTGAAGTCGAGCTGCGTACTTCCGACCGGGAGGGGTTCGTCGTCGAGGCCGACGGCGGCTATGGAGTGGTGCTGGCCTCCGCTCTCGATGAGCCGCTGAGGCGCGAGGGAATTGCCCGCGAGCTGGTGAACAAGATCCAGAACATGCGTAAGTCGGCCGGCTTCGAGGTCCTGGACCGGATCGAAGTCGGTATCGAATCCACGGACAAGGTTCACGGCTCGATCGACTCGTTCGGCGACTATATCCGCTCGGAAACCCTGTGCGATGTGCTGGGTCAGGGCGAAATCGACGGCGACTCCGTGCGGCAGAAATGGAACATCAACGATGAACCGGCCGTAATTACGATCAGGAAATCCAGCTAGACAAGGTGCGTGCCGCCTTTTAACCGTTAACCATTCAGAGATATCAGCGATGAATAAAAAACAGCTCAAACATTGCGAGCAGAGACTGCTGGAAGAACGCAAGAAAATTCTGAAGGAGATGGGCCGTTTCGGAGAATCCTTTAAGGTCAGCCTGAAAGACTCCTCGGGGGACCTCTCTTCCTACAGTTTCCACATGGCCGACCAGGGAACCGATGCCGAGAACCAGGAAAGAGCTTTCCAGCACATGAGCAAGGAAGGCCGCCTGTTCTACCACGTGGACGAAGCGCTGCGCAGGCTGTACGTTGACGGAGGAAAGAACTTCGGTATCTGTCAAGGCTGTAATAAGCCTATCGAGGAAACCCGGCTGGACCAGGTGCCCCACGCCCGGCTTTGTTTCAAATGTAAATCCCAGGAAGAAAATGGATTCTGAAAACTCCGGCGCGCAAGCCCGGATCGGGCTGAAAACCAGGCTCTCGTGGCTGCTGGCCCTGGTCCCGCCGGTTTTTCTGCTGGACCTGGTCACCAAGCGGGCGGTGCTGCATTACATGGAGCCCTACGGGCCCACAGTCGGGCTGATCGACAATATCGCCCGGCTGCGCTTTATCTACAACGAGGGAATCGTGTTCGGCCTCAACCCCTCGTTTTTTTCCGGTACGGTCCTGGCCGTGTTTTCCGTGGCCGTGGCCCTGCTGATGACCGGCTACCTGCTGTTCGCCCGCCTGGACGACATCCCCACGCTGGCGGCCCTCTGCCTGGTAATCGGCGGTGCGTGCGGCAACCTTGTCGACCGGATCGCCTGGGGCCGGGTTGTCGATTTTATCGAGATCGGGATCGGTGATCTGACCTGGCCGGTGTTCAACGTGGCCGATATCTCGGTGACCGTCGGCGCGGTGTTGCTGGCCTGGCGGCTGATTTTTGCCGCTCCGGCCGAAAGCGGCCGGAGCGACGGCGAAAAAGATTCCTGATACTCCCGCAGCCTTCCACCTACCGAACGGGAAGTCATCCGCGGTGGAAAATCCCGAATCAGTCCATTATACCGCCAGCGGCGATGACGAGGGCAAGCGCCTGGACGTTCTCCTGGCCGCGGTGCTCGGTGTCTCCCGCAGCCGGATCTCTGCTCTCGCCAGAAAAAGACTGATCGCCGGACCCGGCGGTAAAGCTCTGAAACCGTCGCACGTGGTCACTTGCGGGGAAACTTTCACGCTCCCCCGCCCCGACCCCGTCCCGCGCGGCAACACGCTCGATCCCCAGGAAATTCCCCTGGACATAGTGTTCGAGGACGAACACCTGCTGGTGGTTAACAAACCGGCCGGGATGGTGGTCCATCCGGCGCCGGGCCACCGTGACGGAACGCTGGCCAACGCCCTGGCCGCGCATTTCCGCCGGGGAATGGACAGCCGCCTTGACCCGCTACGGCCGGGAATCGTCCATCGCCTGGACAAGGATACCAGCGGGCTGCTGATGGTGGCGAAAA
This genomic stretch from Candidatus Glassbacteria bacterium harbors:
- a CDS encoding 4-hydroxy-tetrahydrodipicolinate synthase gives rise to the protein MFSGSIVALITPFRDGKIDEQALAGLVDFHVENGTSAVLPCGTTGESATMSHEEHLQVIRIVIEAAAGRIPVIAGTGSNSTAEATHLTSEAARLGADGALLVCPYYNKPTQEGLYLHYRKVAEEVDIPQIVYNVPSRTSRNIEPETIARLAGLKNIVAVKEASGSLDQASRIASLCDITILSGDDSLTLPLMSVGARGVISVAANVAPARTAALCSAWLDGDSEGARRIHYELMPLFKALFLETNPIPVKAAVAAMGKVAEEYRLPLCPLADSNRSRLMAVLKKQGLV
- a CDS encoding 4-hydroxy-tetrahydrodipicolinate reductase, coding for MIEICLVGACGRMGKRIAAAIAGSDDAKLSGAVESGAHPELGRDIGEAAGLAPAGVEVTDKLAEAVAGSSVVIDFSLPGSVVRTAQTCIDKRVPLVTGVTGLDSGQVEVLEKAAQELAVVWAPNMSVGVNLMFKVAGEVARVLGDDYDVEIFETHHRFKRDAPSGTAKRLAEIIAEALGRNMDEVGCWGRKGITGERDPREIAVHSLRTGDVVGEHTAVFGTLGERFEITHRAHSRDTFARGSVVAARFAVSAKPGLYDMQDVLGLR
- a CDS encoding pyridoxal phosphate-dependent aminotransferase, with the translated sequence MSVSQCVSRIEPSITLAITAKAKAMKAEGIDVVGLSAGEPDFDTPDNIKQAAIKAINDGFTKYTPAVGIPPLRQAIAEKFKKDNGLDYALEQVIVNCGAKHSVFLAVMALVDPGDEVIIPAPYWVSYPEMTKAAGGTPVIVETTAESEYKITAQQLKDATTPKSRLLILNSPSNPSGMVYSRQELTELAEVLRDSSVYVISDEIYEKILYDGAEHVSIATLDEEVFSRTIVINGASKCYSMTGWRIGYAAGPLDVIKGMGKLQSQETSNPTSISQVAALEALQGPQDSVAMMVRAFDERRKYLVGRLNSIDGVSCIMPRGAFYAFPDFSAYHGRSADGKKIGGSVGLSDYLLEKSHVAVVPGGGFGLDANQRLSYATSMEMLEKALDRIEEGLAALS
- a CDS encoding GWxTD domain-containing protein, with product MMGRNICSVLTAFIIAAAPVILTAQETAPAGSDLQQKVERAREMIKGSNYSAAIALMDDYLASNPNAGEALFYKALAATGQVENLKEAEREVSKLFLESARNGFHLPFGGWDNFPVNIKYYVEANWEHADDYIDQEDPENYQVAINLLENIVAVDHKQHNASEHLGKLYVRTGQNRGALDLFQRMLERNPDQSEGIYTMGLSFFDIYNKDIAQAILSDLSSQGPEEMSALMKLLMARAFFVIEDNRIASVYYFQCLNDLNEIAAREMYRDILDILMPKEKDEWSRARTIDQKKLFFRKFWKSHDPSPTTEYNERLVEHYHRLNYAKQYYTMKQTKGYDDRGIVYIKHGKPDEYADLVGNFGIRDNESWVYYRRPDNFVFHFVRISSSYLLANSLLEAVIGSGFTPSFTTRDDPDNPGGDPLVLQADDFSQNLRDLLWSRIEIDPLYIRLYNERVDFDDPSYLGQELTTTWRMMEADLVEAALTTGMESETYIPDMGSEPMDYYYYTADFMAMNANSNVSIFYGLPVSSLEFKRDIIGVRVNYESTFAVFDQNWNEVDRVYNRRSYQLSQEPDMKTKGLLLVDKQTLNLPPGEYHYSVSVKDLGNDNMGIYKGDIDVTHYQPDQFSISQIVLASNITPFDGEKRGKFTRGAYNVMPLPSRTFRREQAVFVYYEIYFLTESDEGKKDYHVDFTIEAESLDRNLAAKIFSPFGNLFKSDEEKGKITMTFQKEADPERIVQQEYISIDISDSPAGEYNLSIVVIDVATGHQITRTSKFFIVK
- a CDS encoding isoleucine--tRNA ligase, which codes for MFKEYSKEFKLPDLEQEIISFWEDNNVFQDSVGRNEGRERFVFYEGPPTANGRPGIHHVISRTIKDLVCRYYTMRGYHVPRKAGWDTHGLPVEIEVERQLQISGKQQIEEYGVEKFNTLCRQSVFKYLKDWQELTRRMGYWLDYENQYSTFDRDYIETVWWLLKQMWDKKLLYKGAKILPYCPRCGTGLSSHEVALGYREVEDPSVFVRMKLAEEPDTSFLVWTTTPWTLISNVALAVGADHTYARVKHGDETLIMAEALVSKVLGEDAEVLETFPGRQLEHKRYRRLFDFVPAPEGKDAFYVTLADFVSLEDGTGIVHIAPAFGADDYELSRRYGLPLLQPVDEAGCFTPEVKPWAGKSVKSADPEITENLHQRGLLFHRESYFHNYPFCWRCSTPLLYYARDSWFISTSRFREQLLKNNSSVNWYPAEVGQGRFAEWLENNVDWALSRDRYWGTPLPIWICDDCGHQHAVGSVSELLEMGRGVADDIDLHKPYVDEIVLDCPKCDGAMHRVPQVIDCWFDSGSMPFAQLHYPFENENEFGDNFPCHFICEGLDQTRGWFYSLLAISTLITGKAPYRNVLVNDLILDKTGQKMSKSAGNTVDPWDVFNTHGADPLRWYLLTVSQPWLPKRFDTDGVGEVVRKFFDTLLNVYSFFAIYANIDKFAPGDEGLGEVELTDELDLWVISRLNSTVDAVRKAMDGYDLTRAARTVQRFLIDDVSNWYVRRNRRRFWQSGDSSDKRAAFTTLWEVLVKVSQLMAPFAPFFSESLYRKLVADQFPGRPQSVHLSDYPEVQPGRIDSVLEARMEAAQQLVILGRAARNRSKIKVRQPLARMLVQTPGSLSDADLEKIGRIVREEINVKAIVPVENAYDYVTLSVKPNFKVAGPRFGPRVKDLATALDALSQQRIRSLHSQGRIEIEMGSGKVEIGSGEVELRTSDREGFVVEADGGYGVVLASALDEPLRREGIARELVNKIQNMRKSAGFEVLDRIEVGIESTDKVHGSIDSFGDYIRSETLCDVLGQGEIDGDSVRQKWNINDEPAVITIRKSS
- the lspA gene encoding signal peptidase II, producing the protein MDSENSGAQARIGLKTRLSWLLALVPPVFLLDLVTKRAVLHYMEPYGPTVGLIDNIARLRFIYNEGIVFGLNPSFFSGTVLAVFSVAVALLMTGYLLFARLDDIPTLAALCLVIGGACGNLVDRIAWGRVVDFIEIGIGDLTWPVFNVADISVTVGAVLLAWRLIFAAPAESGRSDGEKDS